One genomic region from Eptesicus fuscus isolate TK198812 chromosome 18, DD_ASM_mEF_20220401, whole genome shotgun sequence encodes:
- the LRRC3B gene encoding leucine-rich repeat-containing protein 3B gives MNLVDLWLTRSLSMCLLLQSFVLMILCFHSASMCPKGCLCSSSGGLNVTCSNANLKEIPRDLPPETVLLYLDSNQITSIPNEIFKDLHQLRVLNLSKNGIEFIDEHAFKGVAETLQTLDLSDNRIQSVHKNAFNNLKARARIANNPWHCDCTLQQVLRSMASNHETAHNVICKTSVLDEHAGRPFLNAANDADLCNLPKKTTDYAMLVTMFGWFTMVISYVVYYVRQNQEDARRHLEYLKSLPSRQKKADEPDDISTVV, from the coding sequence ATGAATCTGGTAGACCTGTGGTTGACCCGTTCCCTCTCCATGTGTCTCCTCCTACAAAGCTTTGTTCTTATGATACTGTGCTTTCATTCTGCCAGTATGTGTCCCAAGGGCTGTCTTTGTTCTTCCTCTGGGGGTTTAAATGTCACCTGCAGCAATGCCAATCTCAAGGAAATACCTAGAGATCTTCCTCCTGAAACAGTCTTATTGTATCTGGACTCCAATCAGATCACATCTATTCCCAATGAGATTTTTAAGGACCTCCATCAACTAAGAGTTCTCAACCTGTCCAAAAATGGCATTGAGTTTATCGATGAGCATGCCTTCAAAGGAGTCGCTGAAACTTTGCAGACTCTGGACTTGTCTGACAACCGGATTCAAAGTGTGCACAAAAATGCCTTCAATAACCTGAAGGCCAGGGCCAGAATTGCCAATAACCCCTGGCACTGCGACTGTACTCTACAGCAAGTTCTGCGGAGCATGGCGTCCAATCACGAGACAGCCCACAATGTGATCTGTAAGACTTCTGTGTTGGATGAACACGCCGGGAGACCATTTCTCAATGCTGCCAATGATGCTGACCTTTGTAACCTCCCTAAAAAAACTACCGATTATGCCATGCTGGTTACCATGTTTGGCTGGTTCACCATGGTGATCTCATATGTGGTGTATTACGTGCGGCAAAATCAGGAGGATGCCCGGAGACACCTTGAATACTTGAAATCCCTGCCAAGCAGGCAAAAGAAAGCGGACGAACCCGATGACATTAGCACTGTGGTATAG